CGTCGAGATCGTCGACCAGGAGGGCGAACCCGCGTTTCGCGCCCGCGAGCGCGCGGCCATCGCACGCGTCGCGATGCGCGGCGGCACCGTCGTCGCGCTCGGCGGCGGCGCGCTCGAGGACGAGGAGAACCGGCTCGCGATCGCGTCCAGCGGGTTGTTGGTCTTCCTGGACGCGTCGCTGGAGACGTGCAGCTTGCGCACCTCGCGCGAGGCCGGCCAGCGGCCGCTGCTGCGCGAGCAAGGCGCGCTGGCGCGCCTGCACGCCGGCCGGCGCGCACGCTATCTCGAAGCCGACCTGCGCGTGCGCGTCGACGGCATCTCGCCGGCCGGCGCGGCCGACGCCATCGACCGCGCGCTGCGCGAGGAGCGCGACGTGCGCGTTGCCGCCGCGAAGCCGTACGACGTCGCGATCGCACGCGATCTGCTCGACAAGCTGCCGCGCCGCGCGCATCCCGAGCCGGGCGGCCGGGTGCTGATCGTCGTCGACCGCCAGGTGCGCGACCTCGCCGCGCGCGTGCGCACCGCCTACGCCGACGCCGGCGTCGCCGCCGACGTCATCGAGGTCGACGCCGACGAGTCGCTCAAGTCGCTCGACGCGGTCGCGCACCTGTGGGACACGTTCGCCGCGCACCGGCTCGACCGCCGCGGCATCGTGGTCGGGATCGGCGGCGGGACGATCGGCGACGCGGTCGGCTTCGCCGCCGCGACGTTCCAGCGCGGCGTCCCGTTCGTCGCCGTCCCGACCACGCTGCTCAGCGCGGTCGACGCCGCGATCGGTGGCAAGACCGCGATCAACCTGAGCACCGGCAAGAACCTGGTCGGCACGGTGACCCAGCCGGCGCTGGTCGCGATCGTGCCGCAAGTCTTGCGGCGGTTGCCGCGGCGCGACGTCGTCTCGGGCTACGGCGAGATGCTCAAGTACGGTCTGGCGCTCGACGCCGTCCTCTACCGCGCGCTGCGCGAGGGCGAGGCCGCGCTGCTCGACGATCCGGCCAGCGCGATCGACGCCATCGCGCGCTGCGTCGAGCTGAAAGCCGAGATCGTCGCGCTCGACGAGGAGGATCGCACCGGCGTGCGCGCGATCCTCAACTTCGGCCACACCGTCGGCCACGCGCTCGAAAAGGTCGCCGGCTACGGCACGCTGCGCCACGGCGAGGCGGTGATCGTCGGGATGCGCGCCGCGCTGGCGCTCTCGGTCGCGCGCGGCTACCTCGACGACGCGGCACGCACCGAGCCCGACGCCCACTTGGCGACGCTGCCGATCCCCGACGATTGGCGCGCGCTCGATCCGAGCGCGGTCGTCGCCGCGACCGCCGGCGACAAGAAGCGCCACGCGCAGGGCACGCAGTTCGTCCTGCTCGACGCCATCGGCAGCTCGCGGCTGGACGACGGGGTCACCCCCGACGACGTGCGCGCCGCGCTGGCCGG
The window above is part of the Candidatus Sulfotelmatobacter sp. genome. Proteins encoded here:
- the aroB gene encoding 3-dehydroquinate synthase, which produces MPANVWLCGPPGAGKSSVAPLLAALRGLDAVDIDRLVENEDGRRIVEIVDQEGEPAFRARERAAIARVAMRGGTVVALGGGALEDEENRLAIASSGLLVFLDASLETCSLRTSREAGQRPLLREQGALARLHAGRRARYLEADLRVRVDGISPAGAADAIDRALREERDVRVAAAKPYDVAIARDLLDKLPRRAHPEPGGRVLIVVDRQVRDLAARVRTAYADAGVAADVIEVDADESLKSLDAVAHLWDTFAAHRLDRRGIVVGIGGGTIGDAVGFAAATFQRGVPFVAVPTTLLSAVDAAIGGKTAINLSTGKNLVGTVTQPALVAIVPQVLRRLPRRDVVSGYGEMLKYGLALDAVLYRALREGEAALLDDPASAIDAIARCVELKAEIVALDEEDRTGVRAILNFGHTVGHALEKVAGYGTLRHGEAVIVGMRAALALSVARGYLDDAARTEPDAHLATLPIPDDWRALDPSAVVAATAGDKKRHAQGTQFVLLDAIGSSRLDDGVTPDDVRAALAGIGLG